In Streptomyces thermolilacinus SPC6, a single genomic region encodes these proteins:
- a CDS encoding serine/threonine-protein kinase has protein sequence MKVRSWPIRWDNRLTAHVVAGRYRLDDLLGRGGAADVYEGVDLRLRRPVAVKVFRPGGAADTEERFDGEGRLLAQLQHPGLITVYDCGRDDGTPYLVMELVRGTTLRRRIATGPLAPAEAGRIGAALASTLAHVHEAGVVHRDVKPANILLDEAGAPRLTDFGISRLLGTTARTVPGALVGTAAYMAPEQVLGRGAGPAADIYSLGLVLIESIKGELEYDGAPLEAAMARLHRPPVIPPETPAAVVGLLEAMTDADESRRPDARACVRALAALAPEDPAGAADAPAGSSVLAAPPMSGEDGADERNPDTLRSNGAGAAVEVAEAAVPAHGGPVPARSSSGRPAARRAGRNLLTAGAALTVLGVGLAGSVGGPSAEAENAASVPPSPAVSVPPSPAATEPAPSTTSPAPPTGAAPVSAPAPRSPSYTGDRGAAGSEGAAVDSGTPSAPGVPEQRRRATGPGAAGPAPQKGEARQEKPKPAKGRHAR, from the coding sequence ATGAAAGTCCGCTCGTGGCCGATCCGATGGGACAACAGGCTCACCGCCCACGTGGTGGCCGGACGCTACCGGCTCGACGACCTGCTGGGTCGTGGCGGCGCTGCCGATGTGTACGAGGGCGTGGACCTGCGCCTGCGCCGACCGGTCGCGGTGAAGGTGTTCCGCCCGGGCGGTGCAGCCGACACGGAGGAGCGGTTCGACGGCGAGGGCCGGCTGCTGGCGCAGCTGCAGCACCCCGGCCTGATCACGGTGTATGACTGCGGCCGGGACGACGGAACGCCCTACTTGGTGATGGAGCTGGTCAGGGGCACGACTCTGCGCCGGCGGATCGCCACGGGCCCGCTGGCGCCCGCCGAGGCGGGCCGGATCGGAGCCGCGCTGGCCTCGACGCTGGCCCATGTGCACGAGGCCGGAGTCGTCCACCGCGACGTCAAGCCCGCGAACATCCTGCTGGACGAGGCGGGCGCTCCCCGCCTGACGGACTTCGGCATCTCCAGGCTGCTCGGCACCACGGCCCGGACCGTCCCGGGCGCCTTGGTGGGGACCGCCGCCTACATGGCCCCGGAGCAGGTGCTGGGCCGGGGCGCCGGGCCGGCGGCGGACATCTACAGCCTGGGACTGGTGCTCATCGAGTCGATCAAGGGTGAACTGGAGTACGACGGGGCGCCGCTGGAGGCCGCGATGGCCCGGCTGCACCGGCCGCCGGTCATTCCGCCGGAGACACCGGCGGCGGTCGTCGGACTGCTGGAAGCCATGACCGACGCGGACGAGAGCCGCCGGCCGGACGCCCGGGCCTGTGTGCGCGCCCTGGCCGCCTTGGCACCGGAGGATCCCGCGGGGGCGGCCGACGCCCCCGCGGGATCCTCCGTGCTCGCGGCTCCGCCCATGAGCGGCGAGGACGGCGCCGACGAGCGGAATCCGGACACGCTGAGGTCGAACGGGGCGGGCGCGGCGGTGGAGGTCGCCGAGGCCGCCGTCCCTGCACACGGCGGGCCGGTGCCCGCACGATCCTCTTCCGGCCGGCCCGCCGCGCGCCGGGCCGGCCGGAACCTGCTGACCGCCGGCGCGGCACTGACCGTTCTGGGCGTCGGACTGGCCGGTTCGGTGGGCGGGCCGTCCGCCGAGGCGGAGAACGCCGCCTCCGTTCCGCCCAGCCCCGCCGTGTCCGTTCCGCCTAGCCCCGCCGCGACCGAGCCGGCGCCCTCGACCACCTCGCCCGCTCCGCCCACCGGAGCCGCCCCCGTCTCCGCGCCCGCGCCGCGCTCCCCCTCGTACACCGGGGACCGGGGGGCCGCCGGCTCCGAGGGTGCGGCGGTCGACAGCGGTACGCCGTCGGCTCCCGGCGTCCCGGAGCAGCGGCGCCGTGCGACCGGTCCCGGAGCAGCCGGGCCGGCCCCCCAGAAGGGCGAGGCGCGGCAGGAGAAGCCGAAGCCGGCCAAGGGCAGGCACGCGCGGTGA